One Pelodiscus sinensis isolate JC-2024 chromosome 24, ASM4963464v1, whole genome shotgun sequence DNA segment encodes these proteins:
- the LOC102445942 gene encoding putative G-protein coupled receptor 33 isoform X1, whose translation MRSEVSCFISIFLVSPLVQDLMETRPLPFLAETLSGSKLCPAGPVYGTSDGNPSLPGDQTLSCRGTMDQGNPTLPSTTEANSSQSPAALSPAHLATAVLLFITFLVGVVGNGLYLWVLGLKMRRTVTTLWFLHLLSCYLLFTLLIPFFAVYILLGFHWVFGTAMCKLLNTCISVGMFSCVFLLTLISLDRYILTHHPVWSQNHRTLTHARKLVVGVWLVSFALSAPYLAFRETRMVDGGRIACVNNYNISRNWNGTKRWDLERRIHLAVFVIQFLLGFLLPFCTIAGCYGRVGLELKEKRLSRCGKPFKVMVAAVVSFFISWLPYHLYYGLLPFKRVPEMDVILVLYIVTFCFNACFTPILYLFVGQRFQQVLKRSLLALIREIFAEDPSSNDALSHENGRMAASKSGLQDQVTGPLDSRAGSLDPTTLEELT comes from the exons ATGAGAAGTGAGGTTTCCTGTTTCATCTCCATATTCTTGGTAAGTCCCTTGGTGCAGGACTTAATGGAAACACGGCCCCTCCCTTTTCTAGCAGAAACCCTCAGTGGCTCCAAGCTCTGCCCAGCGGGTCCAGTCTACGGGACCTCCGACGGGAACCCATCGCTGCCGGGAGACCAGACCCTCAGCTGCAGG ggcaccaTGGACCAAGGCAACCCCACCCTCCCATCAACCACAGAGGCAAACTCCAGCCAAAGCCCAGCAGCTTTGAGCCCCGCTCACCTGGCCACAGCCGTGTTGCTCTTCATCACCTTCCTGGTGGGTGTGGTGGGGAATGGGCTGTacctgtgggtgctggggctgaagATGAGGAGGACGGTGACCACGCTCTGGTTCCTCCATCTTCTTTCCTGCTACCTCCTCTTCACCCTGCTGATCCCCTTCTTCGCTGTCTACATCCTCCTGGGTTTCCACTGGGTCTTCGGCACGGCCATGTGCAAACTCCTCAACACCTGCATCTCCGTGGGCATGTTCTCCTGCGTCTTCCTGCTCACCCTCATCAGCCTGGACCGCTACATCCTCACTCACCATCCCGTCTGGTCCCAGAATCACCGCACTCTGACCCATGCTAGGAAACTTGTCGTGGGCGTGTGGCTGGTCTCCTTTGCTCTCAGCGCTCCCTATCTGGCTTTCCGGGAGACCCGCATGGTGGACGGGGGCAGAATCGCCTGCGTCAACAATTACAATATCTCCAGAAACTGGAATGGAACCAAGAGATGGGATCTGGAGAGACGGATCCACCTGGCCGTCTTTGTGATCCAATTCCTGCTGGGCTTCCTGCTGCCCTTCTGCACCATCGCGGGATGTTACGGccgggtggggctggagctgaaaGAGAAGAGGTTGTCACGGTGCGGGAAGCCCTTCAAAGTCATGGTGGCAGCGGTGGTGTCCTTCTTCATCTCGTGGCTGCCCTACCACCTCTACTATGGCTTGCTGCCCTTCAAAAGGGTGCCAGAGATGGACGTCATCCTGGTCCTTTACATCGTCACCTTCTGCTTCAATGCCTGCTTCACCCCCATCCTCTACCTCTTTGTGGGGCAGAGGTTTCAGCAGGTGCTCAAGAGGTCCCTGCTGGCTCTGATTCGGGAGATTTTTGCTGAAGATCCCAGCAGCAACGATGCTCTGTCCCATGAGAATGGCAGGATGGCAGCCAGCAAATCAGGGCTGCAGGACCAAGTGACAGGGCCTCTGGATTCAAGGGCAGGGAGTTTAGACCCTACGACTCTAGAGGAGCTGACATAG
- the LOC102445942 gene encoding putative G-protein coupled receptor 33 isoform X2: MRKTLSGSKLCPAGPVYGTSDGNPSLPGDQTLSCRGTMDQGNPTLPSTTEANSSQSPAALSPAHLATAVLLFITFLVGVVGNGLYLWVLGLKMRRTVTTLWFLHLLSCYLLFTLLIPFFAVYILLGFHWVFGTAMCKLLNTCISVGMFSCVFLLTLISLDRYILTHHPVWSQNHRTLTHARKLVVGVWLVSFALSAPYLAFRETRMVDGGRIACVNNYNISRNWNGTKRWDLERRIHLAVFVIQFLLGFLLPFCTIAGCYGRVGLELKEKRLSRCGKPFKVMVAAVVSFFISWLPYHLYYGLLPFKRVPEMDVILVLYIVTFCFNACFTPILYLFVGQRFQQVLKRSLLALIREIFAEDPSSNDALSHENGRMAASKSGLQDQVTGPLDSRAGSLDPTTLEELT, from the exons ATGAGAA AAACCCTCAGTGGCTCCAAGCTCTGCCCAGCGGGTCCAGTCTACGGGACCTCCGACGGGAACCCATCGCTGCCGGGAGACCAGACCCTCAGCTGCAGG ggcaccaTGGACCAAGGCAACCCCACCCTCCCATCAACCACAGAGGCAAACTCCAGCCAAAGCCCAGCAGCTTTGAGCCCCGCTCACCTGGCCACAGCCGTGTTGCTCTTCATCACCTTCCTGGTGGGTGTGGTGGGGAATGGGCTGTacctgtgggtgctggggctgaagATGAGGAGGACGGTGACCACGCTCTGGTTCCTCCATCTTCTTTCCTGCTACCTCCTCTTCACCCTGCTGATCCCCTTCTTCGCTGTCTACATCCTCCTGGGTTTCCACTGGGTCTTCGGCACGGCCATGTGCAAACTCCTCAACACCTGCATCTCCGTGGGCATGTTCTCCTGCGTCTTCCTGCTCACCCTCATCAGCCTGGACCGCTACATCCTCACTCACCATCCCGTCTGGTCCCAGAATCACCGCACTCTGACCCATGCTAGGAAACTTGTCGTGGGCGTGTGGCTGGTCTCCTTTGCTCTCAGCGCTCCCTATCTGGCTTTCCGGGAGACCCGCATGGTGGACGGGGGCAGAATCGCCTGCGTCAACAATTACAATATCTCCAGAAACTGGAATGGAACCAAGAGATGGGATCTGGAGAGACGGATCCACCTGGCCGTCTTTGTGATCCAATTCCTGCTGGGCTTCCTGCTGCCCTTCTGCACCATCGCGGGATGTTACGGccgggtggggctggagctgaaaGAGAAGAGGTTGTCACGGTGCGGGAAGCCCTTCAAAGTCATGGTGGCAGCGGTGGTGTCCTTCTTCATCTCGTGGCTGCCCTACCACCTCTACTATGGCTTGCTGCCCTTCAAAAGGGTGCCAGAGATGGACGTCATCCTGGTCCTTTACATCGTCACCTTCTGCTTCAATGCCTGCTTCACCCCCATCCTCTACCTCTTTGTGGGGCAGAGGTTTCAGCAGGTGCTCAAGAGGTCCCTGCTGGCTCTGATTCGGGAGATTTTTGCTGAAGATCCCAGCAGCAACGATGCTCTGTCCCATGAGAATGGCAGGATGGCAGCCAGCAAATCAGGGCTGCAGGACCAAGTGACAGGGCCTCTGGATTCAAGGGCAGGGAGTTTAGACCCTACGACTCTAGAGGAGCTGACATAG